The DNA sequence CCCTTCAAACACATTACTAACCTTATTAATGGAGAAGATAATCTCGAATTGTATGACTTCCCCTATCAACTATTGTAAATTTGCTTAGAAGTAGACTATTATTCAATAAAAATTTCTGGATGAGAGTTTCTTACAACCTACAAAGATAAAGCTTCCTAGACTTACAGTGGCAGTATTATTAATAACATGTGGATCCAAATAATTTGTGATACACCctaagaaagaaataaacagAGAAACATACATGATCTTAGCAACGCGGGGGTTGGGGGGGGTTAGGGAGGGGAGAAAGCATACTAATCCAAGGCTTAAAACTAACGAGAACATACATTTATCAAAAGTGAGTTTATTTCCTGCTTGTAAGAGACTGAACAAGGCCAGATCGATGATGTACTCAGATGACAGAACTTTGCCAATATAACAGAAACAACTTTGTAAACAAAGGAGTGAGAATGCAGCATGTGCTGCCATTCATGAAAACCCCATTTTGACATTTGTGCTTGTCATTAGCTCAAATCGTAAAGTAAAATAGACAGCTTCAGTGCACCAATTAGAAATAAATATCGAACTTATAATGTACCTTACTTTTGAAAGGGTAGTTGTTCACTGAAGACTCCTGTTCACTGAAGAATCCTGACTTGCAGAGCGAGGAAGCAGATTGAGGATGGGACAGTGATGCATGATAGACCAATGTGTCGACCAGTATTGTCATGTACCAATGGAGAATTAAACACACTACTTCTCCCTTATAATGCAATGTAGATACCAACTCAACTGAGTGAAGATGGCGAATATACAAGGTTCTTGTTCTATCTGCCTATAAATTGGGAGAATAGTTTATTATAGGCACAGATCAGAACTACAAGTAAAGCATGTGCAAAGAGGGTGCACAAGGACCCTACCATCTAAGGCTCCCAACAACAGAAAAGTTGCATCGGATGTCTAGAAGATTATTTGTCTGGATTTTACCCCTACCCTAGCCATGGAAGAGTTTTGACAGAAGAGACGGCTGATTTCTATTATAGCAAATCCTCCTGGGTTATGGAATGAGAAGGACCTACCTGACCATTACTTCAATTAGAAGATATACTTTACCTCACTAACTTCAATTAGAATATATAGGTTGACCTCACCAATAGTCTCTGCAAGAACACAGGCCACCTTTAAAATGATGGAATCTATTGGCATCCCTCAGGATGATCTCTCGCCCTGTAATTTTTGCTATCAATTTAATTGCTGAATGGCAATCCCCACACACCCGAAGGTTCTTCATGACCCGGATGGGCATTCCTTCAGGCACCCTCAACAGCCCAAATGCCACAGCAAGCTTCTCACTGTGGTAACCTAAGTTATGCACCTTCTGTTCCTCATCTATATCATGCAGCACAAAGCTGCCATCTGGACAATAACCAGCAGCCCTTAATAACCCACCTAATTTCTCCAACATTCCCACAATAGCCCCATGATCAGGATGCTCCACACTATCTCCCCCGGTAAATATATGCACTTTGTTCTCGACCTCAATCCAGCTACAGCCAGGTGACTTGCTTATATTCCTGGCTTTCATCACTTTTCTCAGATCCACAACATCTTCCCATCTGCCCTTTGAAGCATAAATATTGGATAGCAAGATATAAGGCCCCGCATTTTTGGGCTCAAGCAACAAAAGTTTCTTCGCTGCTACCTCAGCCAACTCCAAGTTCTTGTGTGTCCTACATGCACCTAATAAAGCACCCCAAACAACAGCATCAGCTTCAATTGGCATCTTTTCAATCAAATTCATCGCGTCATTGATATGGCCAGCTCGACCAAGCAGATCAACCATGCAAGCATAATGTTCAGCCGTTGGCTCAACATAATAATTCGATCTCATTGACTCAAAAATTTCCAGCCCTTCCTTGACCCTTCCAGTGTAACTACATGCAGAAAGAACTCCAACAAATGTAACATCATCAGGTGCCATGCCTATAGAACATATTTCATTAAACACTTCCAGAGCTTCCTCTCCTAAGCCATGTTGGGCATAACCAGTGATCATAGAATTCCAAATAACAATATCCTTTAGAGAACAcctatcaaacactttttttgcCTTAAAAAGATCACCACACTTAACATACATTGTGATCAAGGCTGAAGCAACAAATGCATCCAAGTCAAACTGTGATTTTACCACCTCAGCATGAATTTGCCTACCGTGATCAAGAATTGCCAAGCTGGCACAGACAGAAAGAACACTAATCAAAGAAGGGTAATTTGGCCTAATTCCTGCTCTTTGCATTAGAGCAAACATGTTGAGTGCTTCCAATTCAAACCCATTTCTTTCATAGCCCTTAATCATTGCACTCCAGGTCCCATCATCTTTTGCCCTCATTCTGTCAAATACACACCTTGCTGCAGAAACATTTCCACTCTGGCCAAATCCGAGGATCATTGCGTTACAAGAAATGACTGACTTCTCTGGCATTGTTTCAAAAATCTCCACCGCTTCTTTGATCCTACCAGATTGTGTGTAACCAGTAAGCATCGCTGTCCAAGAAACTTCATTCTTTTCTGGCATTACTTCAAAAAGCTTCCTTGCAATATCTACCTGAAGATTATGCGCATAACCCGATATCATAGTCGTCCAGGTGATTATGTTTCGACGTGGGATGGTATCGAAGAGCTCACGAGCTTCAGCCAAATGGCCTTCTTGGCAATACCCTGAAATCATAGTAGTCCAGGTGACCACATCCTTAATTGGCATTTCATCAAAAAGCCGACGAGCATCATCAATCCGACGATCTTGAATCAGCCCACCCAACATGACAGTCCAAGAGACAACATTCTTTTCTGGCATTTGCCAAAAGAGGGATTCAGCCTCCAAGATTACACCTTCCTGCACATACCCTCTAACCATAGAAGTCCAGGAAACAACATTTCGTTCAGGCATTGCATCAAAAAATCTACGTGCTTCCCTAATCATTCTACTTTTCACATAACCAGAAATCATACCATTCCATGAAGTCGTGTTCCTGTCAGGCATTCTGTCAAACAGACTCCGGGCTTCTTGGGGTAGCTTGTTTTGGAAATATGCAGCAATAATGGAGTTCCAAGAAATAATGCTTTTGTGAGGCATTTCATCGAACACTCTCCGGGCATTTTCAATGAGGCCAAGTCGGGCATACCTAGAAATCTGATAATTGGCAGAGAGTACAGCACCAGTGCAATAAGGTTGATAACGGATCAATGAGAACACCATCTAGAGACCAAAATCAAGGAACCCAGATGCTAGACAAGAAACGGCCTTTCAGTGTGGACTAATTCCTAAGAGGACCTGCAAAATCATAAAGATTACTTAATGTGATCCAAGCAATTCAAGCTTAATATCGAAAAGCAAAATTTACAGTACTATTATCCTATTGCCTAATCCTGCAGGAATCTGAATCACAAGTTTAGTTTGCCGGTTGTTTTGTTTAGTACACTGACAAGAGGTGGCAGCTTTTGGAACAGGTTGGCATTTGGTATATAcatcctcttcttctcaatTTAACTTAAAAAAGTCCATTTAACAGGCCAAGAAGATTATTCCAAACATCTGAGTACACTCTAGAGGTTCATTTGCCAAGCCTGGTTCTAATCGTTGATCACGCTATAACCTGCAAAACAGTAAATTTCAACCACTCatgggccgtttgataacactctgcCAGGATGCTTCAGGTGTTATTATgtgggaatgcaaatagaataGAAATGCATTTAAATAGAAATTCAATCATCACAGAACTCTAGAATTTGATAGCCAATCCTaactttttcataaaaaaaataaacaatgggCCCTACAGATGtgcagaaaataaattaaaattcttGAAACTATGTTGCTCAAGGGAGACAGAGACCCAAAGGTAACTTTCAATCCGAAGGTTAACAAAAAAAGGCTATACTCACACACAAATTCtatataaggaattgattggaaatagggaaaatgttttctgaCCAGTGTTCCAAAGTATCTATCTTCTCCTCATacttatgaaatgacatttctaccCCTATTGAAGGAAAAGACAGATGAATCTAGAGAGTATTTGTGTAGACGATACGTCTGGACAGAAaacatcttccaaaaaaaaagggccgAGGGTCGCTACCTGGTCGTGTATAGCCTGAGCCAGAGCCTTATCCAATGGGATGCGTGCTGGGGCATCCAACATAGGGGGCTGCATGGTCATTTTGTAGCCCCTTGTGAGAGGGCATAGGGGAACATGACcaggtagtgttctttttcccCCCGAAAAATTAGAGCAATCATTCTCTGTCTCCCGGCATCGATATAGTGAGACGGTTGGGAGCACCCTAGCACACACCCTGAGGTGCTCTCAGCCATCCAAAGCCTCACTGCACTAATGTGGTGAGACGGCTGGGGAGCACCCTGGCACACACCCTGAGGTGTTCTCAGCCGTCCAAAGCCTCACCACACCAGTACCGGGAGGCTGAGGATTTTTACCCgaaaaattaagggaaaaagaactttgTCCCAGAGATATATGGTCATAATTTGATGTATTTGGgtgggtttttcttttatgaatggacctataatttttttactataaaCTTGTTTGGTAATGGCAATAAAGTTATATTGGGGCTTGTTTATGTGGTTGTCATTAATTCTTAGTGATTATTTTGAGAAGCTTACATGTGATCTTAAGAGAAATTGAAGTAAAAccgattttattttattttattttatccattaCCAAAGGAAAGAAAGTGGGGAAGGAGGGAACAATCAAAACGCAAAGGCCTTGGCTCAACAAAGGGGAAGGCTAGGATCAgccaaaagaaagggaaaagccCCAACTGAAAAGTACAAGAAAGAAAACCCGACCACAAGAAGGAAACGAGGCCACCCAATAGAAAGCACGCACCCAAAGAGAGGATTGAAAGGCTCACCAATTAAGACAGAATGCCACAACAGAGAACATGACTACTAATTTCCATACTGTAGGTATAATTTTTTCATTGCTAGGCAAGGAACAGACTTCGTGGGGCAACTTCTTGGGGTAGGAGGGGAACTAGTGTCTCGCCAATGGAAGACACAAAGAGGGATTGTGGGGGTCTGAAAGGGGACCATGGGAGGCTGTGGGAGGGGATCGGAGGGAGAGAGATGGGTGATAGACCCTTAGTTATAACCATGAACAGTCAACTGAACCAACCCACCCTATTTCCACTCCTAATCTCTGGTTCTTCTAACGGTTCAAGTAGTAGAATGTGGGGATTCTAGAAGTATTATCTCAAAATAGTTCCATAATCACACTAAACAAATGAAGTACTTGAAACAGATACAAACATGAAAATCTCAACCACAATTGTCATTCATTTGAAATGATTAAAGTCCAGACATAATGAACTGAAATAAACTATTAGAAACAAAACCTGGAAAACAAATAGCAGTACTTTTCAAAGTCACACATCATCTTCAGACTCCAATACTTAACCTTCATTTAAGAAACTAAAGGTCAGCAGTGCTTGTGCACAGCTATATAATGCTCTACTGAACCCAAAAACAGTCACCTTATGAGATAATTACCTAATAGTGGTTGTGCACAGCTATATTGCTCAACCGAGGTATATTGAATTAGTAAGGGATTCTAGAGTAGCACTGGTTTATGTTATCAGATAACTAACACCTAATATGCTGGGGTTAGAAACTTCTGTATTAATGATCCAGATTTCAATATcactaaattatattatataaatcagggtTAAACTTTGGGTCGAGTTGGGCCGGGCTAGACTGGGTCGTGGCCTCAACCTAGGACTCTCTCAACCCTGACCCATCGTAAGTGTTTTTCAACCGTAACCCACCCTCAGGGTAAGAATTCCCAAACCCTATTCGAGCTCAGACCAAGctagggcgggtttgggccatCCAGGCCAAAAGTTATACCCCTAGTTATCTATGTGGTTTTTATATTTGtacatttattttcttgtaaattTAGGATGTGGGGATCCAAGATTGgttgacaaaaaataaattatggtTTATACAATTATATTTGCCACATGGTAGATTGAATGGGACTAAAATTTAAATCCAAGGTCCTTCAGctcattttttaaatttataataatgattCAATAGTATTGAGGTATTAGTAGTCATGCGCAGAGCTATAATGGGGTTGCATGCTAATACACGAAATTTGACCGAAGGGAAAATATCAGTTATGCTAAAAAGTTTGACATGGGTGATCTAGACCATGTCCTCCCtaatcaacataaaaaaaataaaataataaccaCATCACCTACCTTTCATGTGATGCAAAATAGATGTACTAAACCAAGTATTCTTCTTACACTCAATAGATGAGGTTTTTATCTTTACCAATAGAGTTGAAAAATCTCTTCTCTAGTCATGTGACTGTGTTATTAGACTCATGGGTCATCATTACACTACCCCCGTTGATGAAGTCCAAAATATCTCCCAAATGCATTGcaatgtaagggtgtcaaatgcTGGCCTGACCGGCATTAATAGGCCCAACCGGTATAACCATTAGTCCAAAACTGGTTAGTAAATGGTCCAGTGCATGCCAGGCTTCGCCTGATTAGGGAAAGGATGGGTAACGGTGCTTGGTTATAGATTGAAAGGCACACCGACATTGTTAACCTATCGTTTATAGCACTATTAGCCCATTTAAACACATTTAGCCTTAGGATGTTGTGTGTCTCAACGTGTATTTGACCGCTGCGAGTCCCTTAGGATGAATATTTATATGTTGAGGTGTGTATCCAGATGCTCTCTACTACCGGGTGAACAATGGGTAACCCTCTCAACTAGAAAGGATTTAGGTCCTATATTGATGCTAATTAGGATTGATTGATTAATAATCCTACTCAACCTGACATTTTTAAAGCCGATTTGCAAGTGTTTAGATTTTAGATATATAAGCTTAAAATGACAATGCAACCGCTTTACAAAAATTCACTATCTCCCAACATCTCAAAAGATcatataattttatgaataagtAGACCACAAGGAGGCGTGGAGCCATGAACTTTATTTGTGGGACAGGGTTTAATCATCAATTGTCTATTGGCTTGAGATCTGGGTCAAATTTGGACAGGGATAGAGACCTAATCAAATCTATAATTTCTTtatacattatttatttatttttatatgttttcTCTACCCCTGCCCTTTTGTAGCCAAATATCGTGTGGTGCATATCAACCGAATGGTGACACGACTTACACCATATAGTAGATTTCTCTCATGATAATATTTTACCTATCCTATAAATGAGGGTTGATCTGGCATTGTTGCGTTGAATAAAAGGAAATCATTATTTGAATTTTAGTTATCTAAGACTTTTTATCAATGGAGTTGGTAGTCTAGTGATGAAAATGTCTTCAATTCATCACCGTTTGAGTCGGTTGATTGTGAATTCGATATTCATGCTCGAATTGGTTGATTGTGGGTTATGAGAGCTTGTCCtgagggctatgatcactattaTGGAGCATCctttttttgttataaaaaaaaaattttaatttatttatttatttatcattataTTTTTAAGTTCAAGGGTATTGACTATCAAGTACAGATGCACTTGAAATTAATCAAGTGACCAACCAGCAGGGTATGTTTTTAAGCTAAACTGCAGGGCGAAGGCCTAGGTATGTTTTTAAGCTAAAACTTAATACATGAATGAAGGTTGTTGTGGACATCTGGCCATgagtttttttgtttggtaCATACCATGCATTTACACTTACATATATTTGATCTTTTTGAATTCTATCTGTAATCCACTAAAGATttggaaaacaaagaaaagatgtATACCAATGAGATatccataaataaaaagaagacaaGAGAATATAACAACTCCTAGCTTTTGGTGATCTCAAATATGACCTTAACAATGCAAGTGATGACTCGTTATTTTGATGAATAATTTCTTCGATTAGAAGAAGATTATAGAAAAATTTACTTGAAATCTCACTTATCATATTCATATTTGGGATAAAGTTTTTCTAGCTTAATAGTGTTGTCAAGAAATCATATGATCATCAATGACCATAAATATCTATCCTTATTTATGAACAGCCGATaataccccccccccaataTTCCCCTATAGGCCTATACCCTATGGACATCATATGAATTGAACCCAATGGTCAAGGGAATTATCCTTGATTGTGGGAGAAGGAAAATTCGATCTTTTGAATTATCTAAAAAAAGAACATAGGCTGATAGTCTAATAGTGAATACTTCTGTGTTTTCACGGATTCATACATGATAGCTTTACTAATATATTAATCATTTTAAGCATTGCATAATACACCAAGAAACCCTTGTACAAGGCAAATCAATTTtacgaaaaataaaaaaatacaatgcACATAAAATTTATTGGATAATCTTAGCTGTATGCTAAAAAATAGTGTTTTTTCTCATTGAACTTTTGAATGGTCCTtatctttcaaataaaaatgaaCTTTTTTAATCAGTTATgaattctattttaatgaaattaaATTAGTAAAAAATTAATCCATAATTAAATAATGatattaaaaacaaaatcacaTATACTGTTACATTCATATAGTTGTAAAAGTTGAACTGAAATTTGAGCATCATTGGAAACTACTTTGGATTCATGTTCAGCAAACAGGGCAACTTCCTTAGACCACCCATCCACCGGAATTCTTATTAGCCAATTTTCACATACCTTCTCAGTCACGTTGGTAACCTTTCTATGATCTCTGCTACCTCTTCTACCTTCTCTTTTGCCATTTCCACTGCACCTAATCTTACATTacattcaaagaaaacccaaaaaccttctttcaagtttcaattacttcatcattaattaattaatcaatCATTTAATTAAGTTACAAGTAatcatgactctctctctctctctctctctctaaaataacCCTTGATGCAGTATGCAAACTCGTCTGAGGATCTGAATATCAATGGTTCAAGAACAGTCTTAGTCAAAAAAATTGGGGACAATTAAGCAGAGGTTGATGCCTTGAATTGGGCAGCTTGAAAGTTCAAAAATGGACGCGTATATAAAATTAGTTAAGGTGTATAATTGCTGAAGCTGTAAACCTTAGGGGGTAACAGAGTTGGCAAGAGACTTTCGCCTCAGGAAACGTGtggttctaagttcgactcctcttaacTCCTTGGGGCTACTCACatgagggtgtttagtgctcttcactgctttcaacaaaagttaaatggttctcattcaactccggAATGATCCGGTCCATGTGGTTAtgaggtcagtatgggcctgcgAGACTAGTCAGGCTGGAGGCTTAGATATCCGTTGTTCGCAAGCTATGATGTAATATGTATCGTCTTGAGGTGGGATTACATGTTTAGGTACTGGTGTACAAATTACGAAGTAGGAAGTACAAATAATGtattgtttaccaaaaaagaaactaCAAATAATCTATCCAAAAGTTTAGGTTTTGAGCATtgttaacaaattcggatttgagaaatattctaaaattagagtttaattttgttttgccAATTTAGAAACTTGGTTAAAACTTTATTAGAAATAATGCACTGTGCAAAAATTcattatttcaaaaaataatcattttatatttgaaaatttctgaaattattAATCAATTTTATTCAATTCTATTAAAATTATAAGGAGATTTTAAAATGTTGActatttatgtatttttttaattaaaatgttagatcccaattttttttaaatcaaattattTGGCTCCTGAATATTTGGGAACTATTATCAAGTTATGAATTTTTGGAGTCTGAATTTTCAACTCAAATTTTCGcaaatccaaaagaaagaaaaaaaaaaagagaaaacaaaaaaactcaaATCAGATAGATTTTCCCCTGACATTTATCGAGTTATTCATCAATTTGCTAATTATGATTCTAAGTATGTGAAAAATAGCgacaattttgaaattttttacatTCTAACTCTTGATATACATTTTTGTCATTTCCTttctatttatagtttttttttgtatataattAGGGGGAAAAAAGTCTGAACCCTAGGGTTTAAATGACCATCCCACCCCTCTTGATGCTTTTGT is a window from the Macadamia integrifolia cultivar HAES 741 chromosome 5, SCU_Mint_v3, whole genome shotgun sequence genome containing:
- the LOC122080006 gene encoding pentatricopeptide repeat-containing protein At1g56690, mitochondrial-like isoform X2; this translates as MVFSLIRYQPYCTGAVLSANYQISRYARLGLIENARRVFDEMPHKSIISWNSIIAAYFQNKLPQEARSLFDRMPDRNTTSWNGYVQEGVILEAESLFWQMPEKNVVSWTVMLGGLIQDRRIDDARRLFDEMPIKDVVTWTTMISGYCQEGHLAEARELFDTIPRRNIITWTTMISGYAHNLQVDIARKLFEVMPEKNEVSWTAMLTGYTQSGRIKEAVEIFETMPEKSVISCNAMILGFGQSGNVSAARCVFDRMRAKDDGTWSAMIKGYERNGFELEALNMFALMQRAGIRPNYPSLISVLSVCASLAILDHGRQIHAEVVKSQFDLDAFVASALITMYVKCGDLFKAKKVFDRCSLKDIVIWNSMITGYAQHGLGEEALEVFNEICSIGMAPDDVTFVGVLSACSYTGRVKEGLEIFESMRSNYYVEPTAEHYACMVDLLGRAGHINDAMNLIEKMPIEADAVVWGALLGACRTHKNLELAEVAAKKLLLLEPKNAGPYILLSNIYASKGRWEDVVDLRKVMKARNISKSPGCSWIEVENKVHIFTGGDSVEHPDHGAIVGMLEKLGGLLRAAGYCPDGSFVLHDIDEEQKVHNLGYHSEKLAVAFGLLRVPEGMPIRVMKNLRVCGDCHSAIKLIAKITGREIILRDANRFHHFKGGLCSCRDYW
- the LOC122080006 gene encoding pentatricopeptide repeat-containing protein At1g56690, mitochondrial-like isoform X1 yields the protein MVFSLIRYQPYCTGAVLSANYQISRYARLGLIENARRVFDEMPHKSIISWNSIIAAYFQNKLPQEARSLFDRMPDRNTTSWNGMISGYVKSRMIREARRFFDAMPERNVVSWTSMVRGYVQEGVILEAESLFWQMPEKNVVSWTVMLGGLIQDRRIDDARRLFDEMPIKDVVTWTTMISGYCQEGHLAEARELFDTIPRRNIITWTTMISGYAHNLQVDIARKLFEVMPEKNEVSWTAMLTGYTQSGRIKEAVEIFETMPEKSVISCNAMILGFGQSGNVSAARCVFDRMRAKDDGTWSAMIKGYERNGFELEALNMFALMQRAGIRPNYPSLISVLSVCASLAILDHGRQIHAEVVKSQFDLDAFVASALITMYVKCGDLFKAKKVFDRCSLKDIVIWNSMITGYAQHGLGEEALEVFNEICSIGMAPDDVTFVGVLSACSYTGRVKEGLEIFESMRSNYYVEPTAEHYACMVDLLGRAGHINDAMNLIEKMPIEADAVVWGALLGACRTHKNLELAEVAAKKLLLLEPKNAGPYILLSNIYASKGRWEDVVDLRKVMKARNISKSPGCSWIEVENKVHIFTGGDSVEHPDHGAIVGMLEKLGGLLRAAGYCPDGSFVLHDIDEEQKVHNLGYHSEKLAVAFGLLRVPEGMPIRVMKNLRVCGDCHSAIKLIAKITGREIILRDANRFHHFKGGLCSCRDYW